A window of the Schistocerca nitens isolate TAMUIC-IGC-003100 chromosome 5, iqSchNite1.1, whole genome shotgun sequence genome harbors these coding sequences:
- the LOC126259375 gene encoding DNA polymerase iota isoform X2: MVTVMDDFGQPLELGSQNDHRRTIIHIDIDCFYAQVEILKNPSLKDLPVGIQQKNLVVTCNYIAREYGVKKCMEVREAQSLCPQLVLVCGEDLHDYRQMSSKVTNLLQNFSTQVERLGLDENFVDVSHLVSQSDFKTERTAADGKIFKNIMDECDCGCHERLCIGSHIASKIRKQIKSDLGLTCCAGISYNKLLSKLVCSVNKPDQQTTVFACCALDLVSGLPGLRCIPGIGSRLCETLQSVDITSISDLQNCSMEKLRRAVGVDNAIRLKRLSFGIDNLPVKQSGKPHTISLEDGCRKVNLESEVRSKFSVLLQRLMVLLNEDGRIPCAVKVTVRKYDSVTKVSHRESKQCNIPPSFFTTANCEQLSSDVTEKLMSSVMQLFHKMVNISKPFHLTLVGVGFTKFQERKTGKSSIASFLKKDLSVQSVTSYKYLSGIGNGMEQSPSQPFPVHRCVHNTEKSGSESEPEPSPKKTRIDSWVARRKRTVCMDDDSDDASPSKLRVSDIHLNSSDSVEETSSEELPHNKMEKKLDSDYLHSVCTLEDDCVQAMKRDFPVECKCPDGVDQSVFRELPYEMQMELVESWNYKAKTKELKSNVKGNKNTILHYFIRDKQAS; this comes from the coding sequence GTAACTGTTATGGATGATTTTGGGCAGCCTTTAGAGTTGGGTTCACAAAATGATCACCGACGGACCATTATTCACATTGATATAGATTGTTTTTATGCCCAAGTGGAGATATTGAAAAATCCATCACTGAAAGATTTACCCGTTGGCATACAACAAAAAAACCTAGTGGTTACCTGCAACTACATAGCAAGAGAATATGGTGTTAAGAAGTGCATGGAAGTTCGAGAAGCTCAGAGCCTGTGTCCACAGCTAGTGCTTGTTTGTGGAGAAGATTTGCATGATTATAGACAAATGTCATCCAAAGTAACAAACCTATTACAAAATTTCAGTACGCAGGTTGAGCGATTAGGGTTAGATGAAAATTTTGTTGATGTAAGCCACTTGGTATCTCAGTCAGACTTTAAAACTGAGAGGACAGCTGCAGAtggaaaaatattcaaaaatataatgGATGAATGTGACTGTGGCTGCCATGAACGCCTGTGTATTGGTTCGCATATTGCAAGTAAAATTAGGAAGCAAATAAAAAGCGACTTGGGTTTAACCTGCTGTGCAGGAATATCGTACAACAAGTTATTGTCAAAATTGGTATGCTCTGTTAATAAGCctgatcagcaaacaaccgtattTGCATGCTGTGCCCTAGATTTAGTGTCAGGTCTTCCAGGTTTGAGATGTATCCCAGGCATAGGATCCAGGTTATGTGAGACCTTGCAATCAGTAGACATAACATCAATCAGTGACCTTCAGAACTGCAGTATGGAGAAATTAAGACGTGCGGTTGGTGTTGATAATGCTATACGCTTGAAAAGGCTAAGCTTTGGTATTGATAATTTACCTGTAAAACAGTCTGGTAAGCCACATACAATTAGCCTTGAGGATGGTTGCCGAAAAGTAAATTTGGAATCAGAGGTGCGAAGTAAATTTTCAGTGTTGCTGCAAAGACTTATGGTCTTGTTAAATGAAGATGGACGGATACCTTGTGCTGTTAAAGTAACTGTAAGAAAGTATGACAGTGTCACAAAAGTGAGTCACAGGGAGAGCAAGCAATGTAATATACCTCCATCATTTTTTACTACTGCTAACTGTGAACAGCTTTCAAGTGACGTTACTGAAAAGTTAATGAGTTCAGTCATGCAGTTATTTCACAAAATGGTTAATATATCCAAACCATTTCATCTGACTCTTGTTGGTGTAGGATTTACCAAGTTTCAGGAGCGAAAGACGGGAAAAAGTTCCATAGCTTCATTCTTAAAAAAAGATTTGTCTGTTCAGTCAGTTACATCTTACAAGTATCTGTCAGGGATCGGTAACGGAATGGAGCAGTCACCTTCACAGCCATTCCCAGTTCATAGATGCGTTCATAACACAGAAAAATCTGGCTCAGAATCTGAACCAGAACCATCACCAAAGAAAACAAGAATAGATTCTTGGGTTGCAAGAAGGAAGAGAACTGTGTGCATGGATGATGACAGTGATGATGCATCTCCTAGCAAGTTAAGAGTCTCGGATATTCATCTGAATTCAAGTGATTCTGTTGAAGAAACTTCCTCAGAAGAATTGCCTCACAATAAAATGGAGAAAAAATTAGATAGTGATTATTTGCATTCTGTATGTACATTGGAAGATGATTGTGTGCAAGCAATGAAAAGAGACTTTCCTGTTGAATGTAAGTGTCCAGATGGTGTTGATCAATCAGTGTTCAGGGAACTGCCATATGAAATGCAAATGGAACTAGTTGAATCTTGGAATTATAAAGCTAAGACTAAAGAATTGAAAAGCAAtgtgaaaggaaataaaaatacgatTTTGCATTACTTCATTCGAGATAAGCAGGCTAGTTAA
- the LOC126259375 gene encoding DNA polymerase iota isoform X1, which produces MSFYHRIQFESVLIKMVTVMDDFGQPLELGSQNDHRRTIIHIDIDCFYAQVEILKNPSLKDLPVGIQQKNLVVTCNYIAREYGVKKCMEVREAQSLCPQLVLVCGEDLHDYRQMSSKVTNLLQNFSTQVERLGLDENFVDVSHLVSQSDFKTERTAADGKIFKNIMDECDCGCHERLCIGSHIASKIRKQIKSDLGLTCCAGISYNKLLSKLVCSVNKPDQQTTVFACCALDLVSGLPGLRCIPGIGSRLCETLQSVDITSISDLQNCSMEKLRRAVGVDNAIRLKRLSFGIDNLPVKQSGKPHTISLEDGCRKVNLESEVRSKFSVLLQRLMVLLNEDGRIPCAVKVTVRKYDSVTKVSHRESKQCNIPPSFFTTANCEQLSSDVTEKLMSSVMQLFHKMVNISKPFHLTLVGVGFTKFQERKTGKSSIASFLKKDLSVQSVTSYKYLSGIGNGMEQSPSQPFPVHRCVHNTEKSGSESEPEPSPKKTRIDSWVARRKRTVCMDDDSDDASPSKLRVSDIHLNSSDSVEETSSEELPHNKMEKKLDSDYLHSVCTLEDDCVQAMKRDFPVECKCPDGVDQSVFRELPYEMQMELVESWNYKAKTKELKSNVKGNKNTILHYFIRDKQAS; this is translated from the coding sequence GTAACTGTTATGGATGATTTTGGGCAGCCTTTAGAGTTGGGTTCACAAAATGATCACCGACGGACCATTATTCACATTGATATAGATTGTTTTTATGCCCAAGTGGAGATATTGAAAAATCCATCACTGAAAGATTTACCCGTTGGCATACAACAAAAAAACCTAGTGGTTACCTGCAACTACATAGCAAGAGAATATGGTGTTAAGAAGTGCATGGAAGTTCGAGAAGCTCAGAGCCTGTGTCCACAGCTAGTGCTTGTTTGTGGAGAAGATTTGCATGATTATAGACAAATGTCATCCAAAGTAACAAACCTATTACAAAATTTCAGTACGCAGGTTGAGCGATTAGGGTTAGATGAAAATTTTGTTGATGTAAGCCACTTGGTATCTCAGTCAGACTTTAAAACTGAGAGGACAGCTGCAGAtggaaaaatattcaaaaatataatgGATGAATGTGACTGTGGCTGCCATGAACGCCTGTGTATTGGTTCGCATATTGCAAGTAAAATTAGGAAGCAAATAAAAAGCGACTTGGGTTTAACCTGCTGTGCAGGAATATCGTACAACAAGTTATTGTCAAAATTGGTATGCTCTGTTAATAAGCctgatcagcaaacaaccgtattTGCATGCTGTGCCCTAGATTTAGTGTCAGGTCTTCCAGGTTTGAGATGTATCCCAGGCATAGGATCCAGGTTATGTGAGACCTTGCAATCAGTAGACATAACATCAATCAGTGACCTTCAGAACTGCAGTATGGAGAAATTAAGACGTGCGGTTGGTGTTGATAATGCTATACGCTTGAAAAGGCTAAGCTTTGGTATTGATAATTTACCTGTAAAACAGTCTGGTAAGCCACATACAATTAGCCTTGAGGATGGTTGCCGAAAAGTAAATTTGGAATCAGAGGTGCGAAGTAAATTTTCAGTGTTGCTGCAAAGACTTATGGTCTTGTTAAATGAAGATGGACGGATACCTTGTGCTGTTAAAGTAACTGTAAGAAAGTATGACAGTGTCACAAAAGTGAGTCACAGGGAGAGCAAGCAATGTAATATACCTCCATCATTTTTTACTACTGCTAACTGTGAACAGCTTTCAAGTGACGTTACTGAAAAGTTAATGAGTTCAGTCATGCAGTTATTTCACAAAATGGTTAATATATCCAAACCATTTCATCTGACTCTTGTTGGTGTAGGATTTACCAAGTTTCAGGAGCGAAAGACGGGAAAAAGTTCCATAGCTTCATTCTTAAAAAAAGATTTGTCTGTTCAGTCAGTTACATCTTACAAGTATCTGTCAGGGATCGGTAACGGAATGGAGCAGTCACCTTCACAGCCATTCCCAGTTCATAGATGCGTTCATAACACAGAAAAATCTGGCTCAGAATCTGAACCAGAACCATCACCAAAGAAAACAAGAATAGATTCTTGGGTTGCAAGAAGGAAGAGAACTGTGTGCATGGATGATGACAGTGATGATGCATCTCCTAGCAAGTTAAGAGTCTCGGATATTCATCTGAATTCAAGTGATTCTGTTGAAGAAACTTCCTCAGAAGAATTGCCTCACAATAAAATGGAGAAAAAATTAGATAGTGATTATTTGCATTCTGTATGTACATTGGAAGATGATTGTGTGCAAGCAATGAAAAGAGACTTTCCTGTTGAATGTAAGTGTCCAGATGGTGTTGATCAATCAGTGTTCAGGGAACTGCCATATGAAATGCAAATGGAACTAGTTGAATCTTGGAATTATAAAGCTAAGACTAAAGAATTGAAAAGCAAtgtgaaaggaaataaaaatacgatTTTGCATTACTTCATTCGAGATAAGCAGGCTAGTTAA
- the LOC126259546 gene encoding protein mono-ADP-ribosyltransferase PARP11-like — MGCCFSRDSSNEEVTIPHRPQATNSFQPYAATNYDITVSLPSVRANSSGFHHAPTSINNSRLARSQQTNQEPIRPKRPKTYFEGNNQFQPSVTSTNNITVSPSLQAHNSNSYYAPTSTRHSRVTNTQCIVSRGYPSHSLIRTVESRLHKSVLKLTIGWDHMNASSEFELQLLLSDTTEYKEILWLFKKTTQKQFMVEKIYRVQNPYLLGCYLLKKEEIQSRYGSVAEEYLFHGTKEENKDNICRNNFDWRKHGKSVGNIFGQGVSFTPISCYASHYSDSCNTQRMMIVSKVLIAKETVGNKYMKIPPEFDYMQCLRYDTATKENRHVIVKFSDNEFYPTYVIYYTGQYEKKEQKPIRF; from the coding sequence ATGGGCTGTTGTTTCAGTCGGGACTCCAGCAATGAGGAAGTCACCATACCTCATAGACCACAGGCCACCAACAGTTTTCAACCATATGCAGCCACGAACTATGATATAACTGTGTCACTACCCTCTGTACGAGCAAACAGCAGCGGTTTCCACCATGCACCAACTTCCATAAACAATTCTAGACTGGCAAGATCACAGCAGACCAATCAAGAACCCATTAGACCTAAGAGACCAAAAACATACTTTGAGGGAAACAACCAGTTTCAACCCTCTGTAACCAGTACCAACAATATAACTGTATCACCATCTTTACAAGCACATAACAGCAATTCCTACTATGCACCAACTTCCACAAGACATTCTAGAGTGACAAATACACAGTGCATTGTTAGTAGAGGTTACCCAAGTCATTCTCTAATCAGAACTGTTGAATCTAGATTACACAAATCAGTCTTGAAATTAACTATTGGGTGGGATCATATGAATGCTAGCTCAGAGTTTGAGCTGCAGTTGTTGCTCTCTGACACTACTGAATATAAGGAAATATTGTGGTTATTCAAGAAGACCACACAGAAGCAGTTCATGGTTGAGAAAATTTATAGGGTCCAGAATCCTTATTTGTTGGGGTGCTACTTGCTCAAGAAAGAAGAAATACAATCAAGATATGGTTCTGTTGCTGAGGAGTATTTATTTCATGGTACCAAAGAGGAAAACAAAGACAACATTTGCAGAAATAATTTTGACTGGAGGAAACATGGCAAATCGGTAGGCAACATATTTGGACAAGGTGTTTCATTTACTCCTATTTCTTGCTATGCTAGTCATTATTCAGACAGCTGCAACACACAACGAATGATGATAGTGTCAAAGGTTCTAATTGCAAAGGAAACTGTTGGTAATAAGTATATGAAAATACCACCTGAATTTGATTATATGCAGTGTCTTAGATATGACACTGCTACTAAAGAAAATCGCCATGTTATTGTGAAATTCTCTGACAACGAGTTCTATCCTACATATGTTATATATTATACAGGACAGTATGAGAAAAAGGAACAGAAGCCAATAAGATTTTAA
- the LOC126259375 gene encoding DNA polymerase iota isoform X3 produces the protein MDDFGQPLELGSQNDHRRTIIHIDIDCFYAQVEILKNPSLKDLPVGIQQKNLVVTCNYIAREYGVKKCMEVREAQSLCPQLVLVCGEDLHDYRQMSSKVTNLLQNFSTQVERLGLDENFVDVSHLVSQSDFKTERTAADGKIFKNIMDECDCGCHERLCIGSHIASKIRKQIKSDLGLTCCAGISYNKLLSKLVCSVNKPDQQTTVFACCALDLVSGLPGLRCIPGIGSRLCETLQSVDITSISDLQNCSMEKLRRAVGVDNAIRLKRLSFGIDNLPVKQSGKPHTISLEDGCRKVNLESEVRSKFSVLLQRLMVLLNEDGRIPCAVKVTVRKYDSVTKVSHRESKQCNIPPSFFTTANCEQLSSDVTEKLMSSVMQLFHKMVNISKPFHLTLVGVGFTKFQERKTGKSSIASFLKKDLSVQSVTSYKYLSGIGNGMEQSPSQPFPVHRCVHNTEKSGSESEPEPSPKKTRIDSWVARRKRTVCMDDDSDDASPSKLRVSDIHLNSSDSVEETSSEELPHNKMEKKLDSDYLHSVCTLEDDCVQAMKRDFPVECKCPDGVDQSVFRELPYEMQMELVESWNYKAKTKELKSNVKGNKNTILHYFIRDKQAS, from the coding sequence ATGGATGATTTTGGGCAGCCTTTAGAGTTGGGTTCACAAAATGATCACCGACGGACCATTATTCACATTGATATAGATTGTTTTTATGCCCAAGTGGAGATATTGAAAAATCCATCACTGAAAGATTTACCCGTTGGCATACAACAAAAAAACCTAGTGGTTACCTGCAACTACATAGCAAGAGAATATGGTGTTAAGAAGTGCATGGAAGTTCGAGAAGCTCAGAGCCTGTGTCCACAGCTAGTGCTTGTTTGTGGAGAAGATTTGCATGATTATAGACAAATGTCATCCAAAGTAACAAACCTATTACAAAATTTCAGTACGCAGGTTGAGCGATTAGGGTTAGATGAAAATTTTGTTGATGTAAGCCACTTGGTATCTCAGTCAGACTTTAAAACTGAGAGGACAGCTGCAGAtggaaaaatattcaaaaatataatgGATGAATGTGACTGTGGCTGCCATGAACGCCTGTGTATTGGTTCGCATATTGCAAGTAAAATTAGGAAGCAAATAAAAAGCGACTTGGGTTTAACCTGCTGTGCAGGAATATCGTACAACAAGTTATTGTCAAAATTGGTATGCTCTGTTAATAAGCctgatcagcaaacaaccgtattTGCATGCTGTGCCCTAGATTTAGTGTCAGGTCTTCCAGGTTTGAGATGTATCCCAGGCATAGGATCCAGGTTATGTGAGACCTTGCAATCAGTAGACATAACATCAATCAGTGACCTTCAGAACTGCAGTATGGAGAAATTAAGACGTGCGGTTGGTGTTGATAATGCTATACGCTTGAAAAGGCTAAGCTTTGGTATTGATAATTTACCTGTAAAACAGTCTGGTAAGCCACATACAATTAGCCTTGAGGATGGTTGCCGAAAAGTAAATTTGGAATCAGAGGTGCGAAGTAAATTTTCAGTGTTGCTGCAAAGACTTATGGTCTTGTTAAATGAAGATGGACGGATACCTTGTGCTGTTAAAGTAACTGTAAGAAAGTATGACAGTGTCACAAAAGTGAGTCACAGGGAGAGCAAGCAATGTAATATACCTCCATCATTTTTTACTACTGCTAACTGTGAACAGCTTTCAAGTGACGTTACTGAAAAGTTAATGAGTTCAGTCATGCAGTTATTTCACAAAATGGTTAATATATCCAAACCATTTCATCTGACTCTTGTTGGTGTAGGATTTACCAAGTTTCAGGAGCGAAAGACGGGAAAAAGTTCCATAGCTTCATTCTTAAAAAAAGATTTGTCTGTTCAGTCAGTTACATCTTACAAGTATCTGTCAGGGATCGGTAACGGAATGGAGCAGTCACCTTCACAGCCATTCCCAGTTCATAGATGCGTTCATAACACAGAAAAATCTGGCTCAGAATCTGAACCAGAACCATCACCAAAGAAAACAAGAATAGATTCTTGGGTTGCAAGAAGGAAGAGAACTGTGTGCATGGATGATGACAGTGATGATGCATCTCCTAGCAAGTTAAGAGTCTCGGATATTCATCTGAATTCAAGTGATTCTGTTGAAGAAACTTCCTCAGAAGAATTGCCTCACAATAAAATGGAGAAAAAATTAGATAGTGATTATTTGCATTCTGTATGTACATTGGAAGATGATTGTGTGCAAGCAATGAAAAGAGACTTTCCTGTTGAATGTAAGTGTCCAGATGGTGTTGATCAATCAGTGTTCAGGGAACTGCCATATGAAATGCAAATGGAACTAGTTGAATCTTGGAATTATAAAGCTAAGACTAAAGAATTGAAAAGCAAtgtgaaaggaaataaaaatacgatTTTGCATTACTTCATTCGAGATAAGCAGGCTAGTTAA